The following coding sequences are from one Candidatus Acidiferrales bacterium window:
- a CDS encoding Mu transposase C-terminal domain-containing protein — translation MSPTSSSETDPHDLNTEIALFRYGLIAPLVHTPPDSGQQERLLREIASRSYRIPGSTRTHVSVTTLRRYLKTYREQGFEALRPGPRADAGAPRAFPPEVLDQAIALREEQPARTTQTIVDILQRDESLPRSVNVHTLTTHLRRRGKTRRVLAHTGKTYRRFERDHVNALWQGDAMVGPWLPDPYAPGNPRRAGAGKRRTHLFCFIDDHSRLVPYAEFFFDEALPRMERVLKVALLRRGVPYAVYVDNGQVYSSTQFNAACATLGIQRIQTAPYSPEAKGKQERFFETLRAQFLPEVEASHLTTLTDLNESLWAWLECVYHQHEHSETKQTPWARYTAGLDQVRHADPETVRRAFLWREKRKVRRDALLSLQGNRYQVEPHLAGRILELRFDPFDLAQIELYLDGTRLGLATVIVQNRQRHLAVQRLATEPPDPPRPKSSLDYLAALREEYRTQQQRELGPLQFTQLPLPEVDTPTDPTADAPEA, via the coding sequence GAACACCGAAATCGCGTTGTTCCGGTATGGCCTCATCGCCCCACTCGTCCACACCCCGCCCGACTCCGGTCAACAGGAGCGCCTCTTGCGCGAGATTGCTTCGCGCTCGTACCGCATTCCAGGTTCGACCCGCACGCACGTGAGTGTCACGACGCTGCGCCGCTACCTCAAGACGTATCGCGAGCAAGGCTTCGAGGCGCTGCGCCCCGGCCCCCGCGCGGATGCCGGCGCCCCACGCGCCTTCCCACCCGAGGTGCTCGACCAAGCCATTGCGTTGCGCGAAGAACAGCCTGCACGCACCACGCAGACGATCGTGGACATCCTTCAGCGGGACGAGAGCTTGCCGCGCTCAGTCAATGTCCACACGCTAACCACGCACTTGCGCCGGCGTGGCAAAACCCGGCGCGTGTTAGCTCACACGGGCAAGACCTACCGACGCTTTGAGCGTGACCACGTCAACGCGCTGTGGCAGGGCGACGCCATGGTCGGCCCCTGGCTGCCCGACCCCTACGCGCCCGGCAACCCCCGTCGAGCGGGGGCAGGCAAGCGCCGCACGCACTTGTTCTGCTTCATCGACGACCACAGCCGGCTGGTGCCCTACGCCGAATTCTTCTTCGACGAAGCCTTGCCTCGGATGGAACGCGTGCTCAAGGTGGCGCTGTTGCGCCGCGGCGTGCCCTACGCCGTCTACGTGGACAACGGTCAGGTCTATTCGTCCACGCAGTTCAATGCCGCCTGCGCCACGCTCGGCATTCAACGTATCCAAACCGCCCCCTATTCGCCCGAAGCGAAGGGAAAACAGGAGCGTTTTTTCGAAACCCTCCGCGCTCAGTTCCTACCGGAAGTCGAAGCCTCGCATCTCACGACGCTGACCGACCTCAACGAATCGCTGTGGGCCTGGCTGGAGTGTGTCTATCATCAACACGAGCACAGCGAGACGAAACAAACTCCGTGGGCACGCTACACGGCGGGCCTCGACCAGGTGCGCCACGCCGATCCTGAAACCGTGCGCCGCGCGTTCCTCTGGCGCGAGAAGCGTAAGGTCCGTCGCGATGCCCTGCTCTCGCTCCAAGGCAATCGCTACCAGGTCGAGCCGCATCTGGCGGGACGCATCCTTGAACTCCGCTTCGATCCGTTTGACCTCGCGCAGATTGAACTCTACCTCGACGGCACTCGCCTCGGCCTGGCGACGGTCATTGTTCAGAATCGCCAGCGCCACCTCGCTGTCCAACGGCTCGCGACGGAACCGCCCGACCCGCCCAGACCGAAATCCTCGCTCGACTACCTGGCCGCACTGCGCGAAGAGTATCGGACTCAACAGCAGCGCGAACTCGGCCCGCTCCAGTTCACCCAGTTGCCCTTACCCGAGGTGGACACACCCACCGACCCGACCGCGGACGCGCCGGAGGCCTGA